From a region of the Babesia bovis T2Bo chromosome 1, whole genome shotgun sequence genome:
- a CDS encoding Ring finger domain family protein, with amino-acid sequence MASLDISLFEGTNLIAPPEENVLKRIHLATRGTGNRSSLARALNECCRNRRYFTEGSILRVKLCETFDDLGQDATFDNVSAASYAASTEERTSSSSRSYGSYISSCNETNNSNNGRKNISRCISYSSEWSSDEEEEGAGHLIDESHTSPPEDGTMLSTLLNAAASFTRAFSISDDRNEYVNYVVVKCEPQSGYIDDDTIIHLDDSLPELERITLLWDAGDKNHFVRCMDYFLNHRYSYLMWLRNVLDEQRLSGPFRVNSQNSLTDSYCVKKTLFLEKLDKASLNVDDTTYLDLGSRLRRFYENVFVALLQNTLGSSTRVYHAGQFVTVRDLHFFVSDTRPNKCLGVITPSTDIYIGIDMVGVCKSISVAPLLDTLPSTYEYDLMKDYVKPYFHRYSAYTYAIGDSFRFHGVQFRVVDVVRKHDEFYTSFMDYHYTRSRQGKCSRVGKRSVITVLDPVRPQLTDILTGSQIRSMQRCAPKQRDLLMCRFLREMDDEALDRISHNDDNYLWNFTLGCLSTSDSTSMDRVESSAGPGVQQYNIVDMAGSPSSTSSDAVTCSVCWEAIDQSNSCSVFRYTCGHIFHKKCANAWTNRRKFSCPNCRQRDQRLIKTVGIDELGQWSSSDIEDNVWSDAYFPSRSLSIESLSGMSDLNAWFNSQES; translated from the exons ATGGCATCGCTTGACATAAGTCTATTTGAAGGGACGAATCTTATCGCTCCTCCTGAAGAGAATGTGCTTAAGCGTATCCATCTTGCCACTCGTGGTACCGGCAACAGGTCTTCACTTGCGAGGGCACTGAATGAATGCTGTCGTAATCGTCGTTACTTTACTGAAGGCTCAATACTACGTGTAAAACTATGCGAAACGTTTGATGACCTCGGTCAGGATGCCACATTTGACAACGTATCCGCTGCGTCGTACGCAGCATCTACCGAGGAAAGAACTTCATCCTCTTCGCGTAGCTATGGGTCATACATATCTTCATGTAATGAAACGAATAATTCCAATAACGGGAGGAAAAACATCTCCCGTTGTATAAGTTATTCTTCTGAATGGTCCTCTGATGAAGAGGAGGAAGGCGCAGGTCACCTTATTGATGAATCCCATACATCACCTCCTGAGGATGGCACAATGTTATCTACTTTACTAAACGCTGCGGCATCATTTACCCGTGCGTTTTCTATATCGGACGATCGCAATGAGTATGTAAATTACGTTGTTGTAAAGTGTGAACCCCAAAGTGGTTACATCGATGACGATACTATCATTCATCTAGATGACAGTTTACCTGAGTTGGAGCGAATAACTCTGTTATGGGACGCAGGTGATAAAAATCATTTTGTTCGGTGCATGGACTACTTTTTGAATCATCGTTACAGTTACCTTATGTGGTTGCGTAATGTACTGGATGAACAACGTTTATCAGGTCCCTTCCGGGTTAATTCGCAAAACTCGCTAACCGATTCATATTGTGTTAAGAAGACGCTTTTCTTGGAAAAACTGGACAAAGCCAGTCTAAATGTAGATGATACTACATATCTGGATCTTGGGTCCCGCTTACGCCGTTTTTATGAGAACGTTTTCGTTGCCTTGCTCCAAAACACGTTGGGATCTTCTACTCGTGTATATCACGCTGGACAGTTTGTAACTGTGCGTGATTTACATTTTTTTGTGTCAGACACTCGCCCTAATAAATGCCTTGGGGTAATTACGCCTTCCACT gacatatatattggtatTGACATGGTAGGTGTTTGCAAGTCGATATCTGTGGCTCCTTTGTTGGATACCTTACCTAGTACTTATGAATATGACCTTATGAAGGATTACGTCAAGCCTTATTTCCATCGTTATAGCGCTTATACATATGCTATTGGGGATTCATTCAGGTTTCACGGTGTACAATTCCGTGTGGTAGACGTGGTAAGAAAGCACGATGAATTCTATACATCATTTATGGATTACCATTATACAAGATCCAGGCAAGGCAAATGCTCTCGTGTTGGTAAGCGCAGTGTTATAACTGTACTTGATCCTGTAAGGCCTCAGTTAACTGACATTTTAACTGGGAGTCAAATCCGTTCCATGCAACGTTGTGCTCCGAAGCAGCGTGACCTTCTGATGTGCAGATTTTTACGTGAGATGGACGACGAAGCTCTTGACCGTATATCTCACAATGACGATAATTACCTTTGGAATTTTACTTTGGGTTGTTTGTCCACTAGTGACTCCACATCTATGGACCGTGTGGAATCTTCTGCGGGTCCCGGTGTTCAACAATATAACATCGTTGATATGGCAGGTTCTCCATCGTCTACTTCATCTGATGCTGTGACTTGCTCAGTATGTTGGGAAGCAATCGATCAAAGCAACAGTTGTAGCGTTTTCAGGTATACGTGTGGCCACATATTCCACAAAAAATGCGCCAATGCTTGGACGAACAGGCGTAAATTTTCATGTCCTAACTGTAGGCAACGTGATCAACGGTTAATAAAAACGGTTGGCATTGATGAGTTAGGTCAATGGAGTTCATCTGATATAGAGGATAACGTTTGGTCTGATGCGTACTTTCCTAGTCGTTCACTTTCCATTGAGAGCTTATCTGGCATGTCTGATTTGAACGCTTGGTTCAATTCGCAAGAATCGTAA